The DNA sequence GGCTGCTCATGGTACTCATGTGTGCAGGCAACTTTTGAAGACATGGACAATCGTGTACTAGCAATGTCTGCAAATGTTTTAGGTTGCTCAAAGATTCAGGTAATGTGCTAATACTCATAAAGGAGAGCTTCAGGTACCTCAAGTGTATGAAATACCTCAAGTGTGTCAAATAGGCAGCTGACGATGGTCGCCGACTTACAGAACTGAAACTCAGTTCTAATGCTCGTAAGCATCTACGATTTGaaatattgaaattttgaaatttcaaatagGCAGCTGAAAATGGCCTGTAATATACGTCTAAACGATTTACCAGCAAAGTACGAATGGTTTGAAATTTACGCAAAGACTCATTAGTGGATGCTACCAACATTTGTAAGTCGTCAGACGAATGCATGTTCTCAAGCTCCAATGATAGGTGTCGAATCCCTTTTGGAACAATTATTTCCTCGCTAGTCTTTAAGGTCAGACATTCCTTACCCATGATAGAACATGCAAGATCATGGACTAGATCATGCATCTTACAAATCACTACATTcaaataatcatttttttctacGTCTCCGAAGAAAGACCTCCACACTAACTCGTTGAAAATTTCATTACCAATATCTTCCAACTCCATTTTACCCTTGGATGGAATAAAACCATTAGCCATCCATAGATGGACCAACTGTTCCTTCTGGATCCTATGATCCTTTGGAAATATAGAGCAATAAGCGAAACATTGCCTCAAATGTGAGGGCAGATGATTGTAGCTAAGTCTCAAGGCcggcaaaatggtattttcttcatcttctggtAGATCCCATATTTCACTGTCTTTCACAAATAGCCATTCAGTCTCTGTGTTTTTGAAGCGCATTAAACTCCCTAGAGCCTTTGCTGCCAGAGGAACACCTCCACACTTCTTCACAATCTCCTTTCCAATCACTACCAAGTTTGCAATCTCTTCTCTGCCATCGCCAAATGCACGTTGCTTGAACAAAGCCCAACAATCGTCCTTTGAGAGTCCTTTTAAGTGGTGAGCAGGAAATGTGCCCATGATTGATGCTACTTTTTCAAGACGAGTGGTTACAAGAATTGAACATCCTTGAATTCCACATGTCAATGAAAATTTCAACTTATCCCACTTGTCCTGATTTTCATTCCAAACATCATCTAGAACAAGCAAAAATCTCCTCCTACTCAACATCTCACGAAGGCGGCTTTGCATTGATTCCAACTCTGTGAGATCAGATGCAGTTCCACCCATAGTTTCTATGATTGCTTTAGTAAGCCTTtttacatcaaaatcatcagataCACAAACCCAATTTCTGGTCTCAAATTGATTTTTCACTCTTTCATCATTGTAGACTAGTTGAGCAAGTGTGGTCTTCCCTAGACCACCGATTCCAATTATTGGATAAACCAGTAACTCTGGGTTGTTaatgttgtccaccaatatCTTAACTATTTCTTCTCTGTCCTCATCTCTCCCATAAACGCGAGGTTCAGTTAGAATGGACGTAGTCTCTCTTTCACTGGTCTCAAAAGTCCATTCCACTGCATTTCCCCGAGGGTTCAAATGAAATTTGGACCTCGCATCAGCAATATcatcaaatctctctctaatatCTTTTATTCTCTGTCCAATCTTGCGACGAAACATAAGtttttcaaaattgaaccaagatAAGAAAGAGTTGCTTACCTGGTTGGTGCAGTTTCTCTTCTGGGTTTCTTCTAATTGAAGTGCTTTGGCAGCACACTCATCTAAGATGTCGTCTGCATCATAAGCTGCATCCTTGAGTTTCTTTAGCCAACATTTGATAGCCTTATCCTTGAATTGCTTCATCTCAGCATCTTCCAATACATCTCTAATTGTGTCTAAGGTGTCAGAAAGCCTTCTCATCTCTCGATCGACTCCCCATACCAAACCAAACTCTTGCTGAAGTAGGGAGTTAATGTTCTGAAGAACAACTCGAAGAACTGCATCAACCATCTTGTTTGCAGCTTAATTGTCTACTTGATCAAAGTTGCTTAAATCTTTGAATTGAAAAGAAATTCTGAATCTCTCTAAAGGTACAAAGGAATGATCTTCAAAAGAGTAAATTAAAGAGCCTCCCTCTGTATTTCCTCTTTCCTTGTGTTAACAACTAGAGTCATAAATTCATAATGGGTAAAGTAAGGAGCTTGACTATACTGCTGctagtcttttttattttggtaaggaCTGTTGCTAGTCATGTTTGCAAAAGTCCGTAAAAGctaggaaagaaaatattttcaattattgAGACAGAAGTCTGAACTCGTTCCttcccatagttagcaaattcggattcgggaattattcggccgaagaattattcggaataattcgtttggttaatttaagggttcggtcaaaaaagcggaaaaaaaagcggacaaaataaaaatcggattcggattcggattcgagaattattcgagtatcaaaataaaagtagggcaaaaaattcggatgttattttttataatttattatatctattttatttattaagtaattaacttgatatgtacacctaagaagagaaaattattgtagttcaaatatacaatacagtaaaaaaactagaaaaaatttGTCATTGAGTGATGAAAGCAATGGTTACAGTAATTCAATTTCTAATGCATGTTTTAATGCTTCTACCAATTATCCTGTAGGGACATAAAAGTTCAAAATGACTTCATTCAATCCATGAGTCTATGACTCACATAATTCCATCATTCATGCTTAAAAGGAAAAGCTATTCTAACTAAagcaaaacatccacaaaagcaTAACAATAGTTATTACATCACCATAACTTAAGTACTCAACTAAATCATTATATACTATCTGGGGGTTGAGTCTCGCTCTCAGTAAAACTAGCACTTGCACCAAATATCAAGTCTTCAGCAATgctatcatccacatcatccaacAATCTCTCTAACTCTTTATCAACGTCCTCAATGCGCTGATCAAAATCATTGACACTAATATTGTCAAGATTAATGGATAACATGTTTTTCTGTTCAAGTTCACCCCTTTTTTCCATCATCAACGAATTCATTCTCACATAGACTAAATCATCTAACATTGCTGCTGACAATCTATTCCTCCTTTTGGTTTGTGCTGCATCCCAGgcactccaatttctctcacaagcTGAAGAACTACATGGTTGGCTCAATATTCGAATGGCATACTTCTGTAAGATAGGAATAGCATCACCTTATATATGCCACCAAACCCCTgtcattggcaaaaaaaaatatatatataaataaacaattttaaaagACAAGTAATCTTTACATAAGAAACaataaactaaaaattttaaaaagaaaataattattacacttacgaggatgactagtttccatcatcatcttggcACTGGGAGTAAAAAGAGTGCTAGACTTCATATGGTATACTGCCAGCTGTCCataatattctctcctctcatcttgTGGAACCACTGTTTCACCAATGAAATCTGTTGCATCTTTCATTTGAGGAATCTTTTTGAatctttcactaaaaaaataaatggggTTGAAAACAGCAGCTGCATAGTGAATGATTcccaaaatattttcatctcttctcttatcaaagattttcaaaatttggtcaTACCGGTGGTTTTCCTCATAATGCTTCTCCAATACCTCTCTTGCTCTTTCCATTGCTTCATACAAATACCCTGATGTAGCTCTATCACCATCAACCAAACGGAGAACTCGAATGATTGGTtccataaatctcaaaatctcttttgaatcattCCAAAACGACTCCCTTTGAATGGTGTCCACTACTCGTTCTGCTTCTAAAGATCTCAAATTCTCTTAAACTCCTCCACTCAGCTGATGCAACTAGGAGTCTAAgcttctcttccacttcaacAATTGACTGAAGCATTAAAAAGTTTGAAGCAAATCTAGTTTTGCAAGGATATTTTAGATCATTGTTTGTGAAATTCCTCATCAACTGTAAGACAATTATTGACTTGTACAAGTAGTCAATAATTCTTTTCGCCTCATCAAAAATttcttaaacccaaaaaaccttttCATAGATATCCTTCAACATTAGATTGATACCATGGGCTGCACATCGAGTCTTAAACAACCAACGATACTTTCCAGTAAGCATATCAAGTGCACTTGAATAATTGGATGCATTGTCTGAAATTAGCTGAACCACTAAATTTGGGCCAATACTTTCAATCTCTTTctcaagaatatcaaatatataaaaagCAGTCAATTTAGCATGAGAACACTCCTCTGACTTCAAAAAGAGAGCACCACCTGGGGAATAAGCAATCACATTAAGAAAATACCGCTTCTTCAAGTCAGTCCATGAATCAGACATGAATGTACAACCAGTTTGCTTctaagaaaattttacttcttcaGCATATTTTTCAAGGTCCTTTCTTGCTTCAGGAATTATTCTTCCACGAAGGGTTTCATAACTTGGAATAGGAACACTAGGACCATAACGGGCTGTGCACTTCACAAAATTGATGAAAACATCCGATTGaacaacattgaaagaaatgttatttttaataaaaagatcACGAAGAGATTTCTCACAAGTTGATTTGTCCATCTTAGGGATCATTTCCTCCATTGTGGACTGCCTTTGACTAGTTATAGCTAAAGGAGAAGAACCAACTATACTCTCACCACTGGTACAACTCTTCCGCTTTTTGCTACTTGATTCAGAATTAATAGCAAGAAGAGCTTCTGCTTGGACATCATCTGATACTTTCTCACAAGAGGCAACATCATGACCACTAACCTTAGTTAAATGATACTTGAGTCGAGTGACCCCTCCATAAACttgtttttcacaaaatttgcAATTGAAATGTGAACTATCAAGTTGCTCAGCATGTTgccaaaacttttctttttgtcttcccatttttcctatttgttaaaagttgaaacacaaaaaaaaaaaaaaaacaacataaatcatttcatataaacaaacaaatacaTCTGATATTAATAACTACATTACATAAGCAAATAGCCTCTGAATAATTaaagaatcaagttttcaagtcccACTAACATGCATAGCCTTTTACAATGCATGACCAAAGGTACAATACAATCAACAGAGAAAAATAAGCATCAAACAGCTCTTCACTCAAAATTGCattctttcctttaattttccaACCCAAAGCTGTCAAAATAGTAGACCCAACCCCTATGCCACATTCAATCTGCCCCTATTTTTTGTACAATGGCATGGAGATATTACTAGATTCACCCAGTTTGTACTGGCAAAGGGAAAGCACAAGAATGCAAATAGAGAGAAGTGCAACAGGTGCTAACAACAGTAAATTATCTTGCATTTACTGCCATCTTTCaatagaagaaacaacagtAAACAGATAGAGACTTCTACTGCCATCTTTCAAtagaagaaacaacaggttcAAAACAACAGGTGCAAACAACAGTAAAGTTGGGATAACAGGTTCAGCACTAACCAGTCCTCTCAAAGGAAAAATGTTCAGAATTTTTCAAAGAACGCAGTTCGGCACCCGTCGGCCGCCGCACCCTGGCCCTGAGTCCCTGTCTCCCTGACCTCACGAGGCAGGGAATGATGAACAAATGCTACAGTGACGTTAAGTTCTGCAGAAAAATTCTGTATCATCTACTCgttgaaaaaacaaacaaagaaacTCAAGATTGGTACCCAAACAAAGACTTATAATTTTGCAATGCTCACCTGAGAGATGACACCAAGTACTCCGAAGGACACTTGTGTGGCACTAAGATCATCAGGTTGAGTAGTGTCGATTACTCGGAGCTTAGCGTAGTTGTCATTAGGTCCCGCGGGGGTGACGATTCGAAGTTCGACGACATAGTCATGGACAGCACTTCCCTTCCCCCACAAGGAGCTACCGTGGGCGCCGGTGGCCAAAAGTCCACCCACTGTTAATCCCCACCAGTAGGGCGAGTAAGGTTGTATGACGGCCAAGATCCCAATCTATTCGATAATTTCGCCGCTGTCGCACAGAGGGTCGGCGTTTACACGGCTGGTGAGTGGTGACTATGCAGACATTCTGGATTTCCTGGTTGGGCAGTGGAAGCTGGAGAAACTAGAgggtctcaactctcaactcaCGAGTCACCTACCCTCGAACTCACGAAGTCACTGGAGACATGGATTGGAAGAGACATCAAGTGACTGATAGAGTCGCCGGTCGGAGTCTCGGAGATGGAGAGGATGAGGGTTTGGGGGAAGAAACAGAAAGAAACGAAAGTTCAGAAACCCTCTTTTTGGCTTTTGTAAttcgttgttttttttttttttaataaagtgtgtttgaaccgaattattcggtttaaAACGGTTCGGTCCGATATAATCGCGATTTTAAATCTAATTAGAAAAAGGCGcgatttttaaagaattttatttataattcggattcggtcagaatttttcgtttaattcggaaaaattctgttcgcgcgaattattcgcgaataattcggcgAATTTAATAACTCTGTTCCTTCCTATCTACCAAAAAGAAACTTCATGCCCCTTTCCTCTTGGACTATGAAGCGTTGGCCAACATGGTTTGGCCCCGTTTGTAGAACGCAGGCCAGGCCTGAGCTCTGACGTCTTCCCCACCACCACCGATTGGTAAGGTAGGCCCCACATATAGG is a window from the Macadamia integrifolia cultivar HAES 741 chromosome 5, SCU_Mint_v3, whole genome shotgun sequence genome containing:
- the LOC122078086 gene encoding putative disease resistance protein RGA4 gives rise to the protein MVDAVLRVVLQNINSLLQQEFGLVWGVDREMRRLSDTLDTIRDVLEDAEMKQFKDKAIKCWLKKLKDAAYDADDILDECAAKALQLEETQKRNCTNQVSNSFLSWFNFEKLMFRRKIGQRIKDIRERFDDIADARSKFHLNPRGNAVEWTFETSERETTSILTEPRVYGRDEDREEIVKILVDNINNPELLVYPIIGIGGLGKTTLAQLVYNDERVKNQFETRNWVCVSDDFDVKRLTKAIIETMGGTASDLTELESMQSRLREMLSRRRFLLVLDDVWNENQDKWDKLKFSLTCGIQGCSILVTTRLEKVASIMGTFPAHHLKGLSKDDCWALFKQRAFGDGREEIANLVVIGKEIVKKCGGVPLAAKALGSLMRFKNTETEWLFVKDSEIWDLPEDEENTILPALRLSYNHLPSHLRQCFAYCSIFPKDHRIQKEQLVHLWMANGFIPSKGKMELEDIGNEIFNELVWRSFFGDVEKNDYLNVVICKMHDLVHDLACSIMGKECLTLKTSEEIIVPKGIRHLSLELENMHSSDDLQMLVASTNESLRKFQTIRTLLVNRLDVYYRPFSAAYLKFQNFNISNRRCLRALELSFSSVSRRPSSAAYLTHLRYFIHLRYLKLSFMSISTLPESLSNLKHLQTLLVHDCPCLQKLPAHMSTMSSLRHLDIWGCESLRQMPIGIGKLIHLQTLSTFIVGKKTGYGINELKGLNLRGQLHIRDLENVKNSVDAKEANLMEKRNLNWLTLSWSPHNDQTHIQENVDEVLEGLQPPASIKRLKMERYRGMKFPRWMEDLSLQNLVDVELRDCSRCENFPPLGHLPFLKFLYVSGMDSVRFLLGVESDNGDGLGKEFPLLEKLRKRGFPLPCVNDYYSL